A portion of the Podospora pseudoanserina strain CBS 124.78 chromosome 2, whole genome shotgun sequence genome contains these proteins:
- the TKL1 gene encoding Transketolase (COG:G; EggNog:ENOG503NZ8A) — protein MGFTEVDTKTINTIRVLAADATAHANSGHPGAPMGMAPVAHVLFNKIMRFNPKNPKWLNRDRFVLSNGHGCMLQYALLHLYGYALSIDDLKAFRTVDSITPGHPEAHDTPGVEVTTGPLGQGISNAVGLAMAQAHTAAVFNKPGYDLVDNYTYAFLGDGCLMEGVSSEACSLAGHLQLGNLIAVWDDNHITIDGDTNQAFTEDVLKRYESYGWHTITVEDGDNDLEGILHAFKKAQEVKDKPTLIQLKTIIGFGSKQQGTHGVHGAPLKADDIKQLKEKFGFDPEKSFDVPQEVYDHCRKASNAGAAAEEEWNKLFAKYSEEYKGEAADLVRRQKGDLPEGWEKNLPVYTPADAAVASRKLSEIVINKIFDAVPELVGGSADLTGSNLTRSKGSIDFQPPATGLGTYDGRYIRYGVREHGMGAIMNGLAAYGTIIPYGGTFLNFVSYAAGAVRLSALSQVRAIWVATHDSIGLGEDGPTHQPIEVLTHFRALPNCMVWRPADGNETSAAYYVALTSKHTPSIIALSRQNLPQLEGSTIEKAIKGGYVLHEQEGADITLVSTGSEVCIAIDAVKLLAEKHSIKARVVSLPCFEVFDTQPKDYQLSVLPDGIPSLSIEVMSTMGWEKYTHEQFGLNRFGASGPYKDVYAKFEFTPEGIAKRALQTIDFWKGVPVRSPINRAFQQIL, from the exons ATGGGCTTCACCGAGGTTGacaccaagaccatcaaCACGATCCGTGTTCTGGCC GCCGATGCGACCGCTCATGCCAACTCCGGTCACCCCGGTGCCCCAAT GGGCATGGCACCAGTTGCCCACGTTCTTTTCAACAAGATCATGAGATTCAACCCCAAGAACCCAAAGTGGCTCAACCGCGACAGATTTGTTCTCTC TAACGGCCACGGCTGCATGCTCCAAtatgccctcctccacctttaCGGCTATGCCCTCTCCATTGATGACCTCAAGGCCTTCCGT ACCGTCGACAGCATCACCCCCGGTCACCCCGAGGCCCATGACACCCCCGGTGTCGAGGTCACCACTGGCCCTCTCGGCCAAGGTATCAGCAACGCTGTTGGTCTTGCCATGGCCCAGGCCcacaccgccgccgtcttcAACAAGCCCGGCTACGACCTCGTTGACAACTACACATACGCCTTCCTCGGCGACGGCTgcttgatggagggtgtCTCCTCCGAGGCCTGCTCTCTCGCCGgccatctccagctcggcaACCTCATTGCCGTCTGGGACgacaaccacatcaccatcgacgGCGACACCAACCAGGCTTTCACTGAGGACGTCCTCAAGAGATACGAGTCTTACGGCTGgcacaccatcaccgtcgaGGACGGTGACAACGACCTCGAGGGCATCCTCCACGCCTTCAAGAAGGCccaggaggtcaaggacaagcCCACGCTTATCCAGCTCAAGACCATCATCGGTTTCGGCTCCAAGCAGCAGGGCACCCACGGTGTCCACGGTGCTCCCCTCAAGGCTGACGACATCAAgcagctcaaggagaagttCGGCTTCGACCCCGAGAAGAGCTTCGACGTTCCCCAGGAGGTCTATGACCACTGCCGCAAGGCTTCCaacgccggcgccgccgccgaggaggagtggaACAAGCTGTTCGCCAAGTACTCTGAGGAATACAAGGGTGAGGCCGCCGACCTCGTCCGTCGCCAGAAGGGTGACCTTCCCGAGGGCTGGGAGAAGAACCTCCCCGTCTATACCCCTGCCGACGCCGCCGTTGCTTCCAGAAAGCTCTCCGAGAttgtcatcaacaagatctTCGATGCCGTCCCCGAGCTTGTCGGTGGTTCCGCCGATTTGACCGGTTCCAACCTTACCCGCTCCAAGGGCTCGATCGACTTCCAGCCCCCGGCGACCGGCCTCGGCACATACGACGGCCGCTACATCCGTTATGGTGTCCGTGAGCACGGCATGGGCGCCATCATGAACGGTCTCGCTGCCTATGGTACCATCATTCCATACGGCGGTACTTTCCTCAACTTCGTGTCCTATGCCGCCGGTGCCGTCCGTCTCTCTGCCCTGTCCCAGGTCCGCGCCATCTGGGTCGCCACCCATGACTCCATTGGtcttggcgaggatggtcCCACCCATCAGCCTATCGAGGTCCTCACTCACTTCCGCGCCCTTCCCAACTGCATGGTCTGGCGCCCCGCCGATGGCAACGAGACGTCGGCTGCCTACTACGTCGCTCTCACCTCCAAGCACACCCCCAGCATCATCGCTCTCTCCCGCCAGAACCTTCCCCAGCTGGAGGGCTCCACCATCGAGAAGGCGATCAAGGGTGGCTACGTCCTCCACGAGCAGGAGGGTGCCGACATCACCCTTGTCTCCACCGGTTCCGAGGTCTGCATTGCTATTGACGCCGTCAAGCTCCTCGCCGAGAAGCACAGCATCAAGGCCCGTGTCGTCTCTCTTCCCTGCTTCGAGGTGTTTGACACCCAGCCCAAGGACTACCAGCTCAGCGTTCTCCCCGACGGCATCCCCTCTCTGTCCATTGAGGTCATGTCCACCATGGGCTGGGAGAAGTACACTCACGAGCAGTTCGGCCTGAACCGCTTCGGTGCTTCGGGCCCCTACAAGGACGTCTATGCCAAGTTTGAGTTCACCCCCGAGGGTATTGCCAAGCGCGCCCTCCAGACCATTGACTTCTGGAAGGGTGTCCCCGTCCGCTCGCCCATCAACCGCGCTTTCCAGCAGATCCTCTAA